Below is a window of Cryomorphaceae bacterium DNA.
GTGCCCACAGCAGCAAACAGTCCGGAGATAAAATACCGACTGTTGCGGCAAATTAAGCCCAGTCCCACTCCGGGCTGCACGCCTTGCTCCACGAGCCACTTGCGCAATGCTTCGGTTTCGGCCCAAAGCCCGGCATAGGTCATGGTGCCAAACTCATCGTACACAGCAACGGCCTCCGGCCAGCGGGTGGCGGCATCTTTGAGCATGTAATACACGTTTCGCCCCATGTCAATGATTGATTTCAAGATCCTTTCGTATGCGTGCTATGGCTTCGTTGCGCGATTTCCCAAGCGATGCGTAAGCCGCTAAAACGCCCGCCGCATAGCCGGTTTGCAAACATGTTCCCATTACGCGGGCGCTGGCCTGCGCCAAGGCATCAGCCGAAAGGTTCCTCCCTGCAAAGTAAAGGTTTTTAGCGCGGGCAGATGTTAAGGCTCCCGCCGGAATGTGATAGCTTTCACCATCATCCAGCCACTGCATTTCAGCTTGCTTTCCCGGCCTCCAAAACTCAATGGGCCAGGCTCCTGTAGCTACCCCCTCGGAATGTTTCCGCGATTTTAATACATCTTCGGCACTCAATGTATCTTGCCCCAGTGGAGAAAAGCCTGTGCGAAACCCTACTTCGGGAGCTATTTCTGAAATCCTGGCGCCGGCAAAGGCCACATATGCCGTTCGGAGATATGCTACCACTGTTTTTATCTGTTCCTCAGAAGATTTCAGCATAGCCGCGCGCTGGGCGGTATCGTGGGTCACTTCTTCAGACAAGGGCAACTTAAAGTACGACGCCCCATTGCGGTAAGAACCTTGTACCACAGAAAGTAATGCTAAGTCCTCTGACAGGCTTCCCCCGCTAACCCCTTTACGTAGAGCCATTCCCAGGGCAAAAGGCAAGGCATCGGCTGGCATGGCCGAAAGTCCTTCGAGCTTAAAAACCCGGGCTGCGGCCTGGTTTTCTTCTGCCCTTACCCAGTCTCTTCCTGCGAGAAACGACAGCACCGATTCACCGCTGCAATCAATAAACTGCGTTCGCGATGTACCCAGAGTGTCGCCTGAATCGGTCCGTAAATTTTCAACAAACCCATTGCTTGTAGCTACAGCATGTACTTCGGTTTTATATCGCACCTTGACCTCGTGCTCCTTCAGTAATTCCTCACTTAACTCCTTAAAAGATTGAATATCGTAGGGCAAAAAATGCAAGCGTTTGTGGAATTGTACCGGCCGGCTGTTGCTCTTTTTTGCAAGGTTATCGGCAAATTCGCGGGCAAATCCGCCCACAGCCCATTTTGGTTCTTCTTCAGGACTGGAATAGTACAAGCCACAGACCGTCCCCACCATGGCGGCAGTAGCTTTTCCGCCTGGATAGGCGTTGCGATCGAGCAGTTCTACCTGCACACCGCTACGGGCCGCACCCACGGCAGCTGCCATTCCGGCCGAACCGGCCCCGACTATCAATACGTCTGCGTGGTTTTGCATCAGAGGTCTCCGCGAAGTAAGTCGAGTTTGAGGAGATTCTCAAATTTAAGCAATTCGGCCTCATTCATACTTTGCTCTGTTCGGCCTACCACAATTCGCAGGCAATCGCGGTAACGCATAAACACAATGGTAAAGCCCGGCGGCACCGGATTGGGCGGGTAATGAAACACGTCCGCAATACGGCGGCCCATAAAGGAATCGAAATGCTCCAGCGACGGCCCGATATCTG
It encodes the following:
- a CDS encoding FAD-dependent oxidoreductase; translated protein: MQNHADVLIVGAGSAGMAAAVGAARSGVQVELLDRNAYPGGKATAAMVGTVCGLYYSSPEEEPKWAVGGFAREFADNLAKKSNSRPVQFHKRLHFLPYDIQSFKELSEELLKEHEVKVRYKTEVHAVATSNGFVENLRTDSGDTLGTSRTQFIDCSGESVLSFLAGRDWVRAEENQAAARVFKLEGLSAMPADALPFALGMALRKGVSGGSLSEDLALLSVVQGSYRNGASYFKLPLSEEVTHDTAQRAAMLKSSEEQIKTVVAYLRTAYVAFAGARISEIAPEVGFRTGFSPLGQDTLSAEDVLKSRKHSEGVATGAWPIEFWRPGKQAEMQWLDDGESYHIPAGALTSARAKNLYFAGRNLSADALAQASARVMGTCLQTGYAAGVLAAYASLGKSRNEAIARIRKDLEINH